Proteins from a single region of Anthonomus grandis grandis chromosome 10, icAntGran1.3, whole genome shotgun sequence:
- the LOC126741288 gene encoding uncharacterized protein LOC126741288 — protein MFQQKLHLAKTEVLYARKKQARLRSRTKADTEAICMDFGRNLPMPNLSTNDVYYSRQLSLFSFIVHKLSNSKVFFYAYPETVGKKGANEVCSFFDSCSGQNKNFPVVKFLHYLVHHRSKLESIEVTFPILGHSYLECDKDMGILNGKFRAEVPDDWCKHIETARLKPAPFLVEKVNRYMIRNWIDFLSAMYVEKCPFATRPIRPLKITKEYSRLVFHRYTYNGLWNSSVIVPPRKKRTTGPPLPDGQFYQPPVATFDDTPIPLEKCKDLQKKKKKFCTSESQLLSLNYMPN, from the exons ATGTTTCAACAAAAACTACATCTAGCGAAAACCGAGGTATTATACGCACGTAAAAAGCAGGCCAGGTTGAGGAGTCGAACAAAGGCAGACACAGAAGCAATATGCATGGATTTCGGAAGAAATTTGCCTATGCCGAATTTATCCACGAATGATGTGTACTACAGCCGGCAgttatcattattttcatttattgtacacAAACTTTCAAATTCTAAAGTATTCTTCTATGCTTATCCTGAGACAGTAGGAAAAAAGGGCGCAAACGAAGTCTGCTCATTTTTCGATTCGTGCTCCGGACAGAATAAGAACTTTCCAGTGGTCAAATTTTTACATTACTTAGTTCATCATCGTTCCAAGCTTGAGTCCATTGAAGTCACATTTCCCATTCTAGGTCACTCCTACTTGGAATGTGATAAGGATATGGGGATATTAAACGGAAAGTTTCGTGCGGAAGTACCGGATGACTGGTGTAAACACATAGAAACCGCTCGTTTAAAGCCCGCACCATTTCTTGTTGAAAAAGTTAATCGTTATATGATTAGAAATTGGATAGATTTTCTATCTGCAATGTATGTAGAAAAATGTCCTTTCGCCACACGTCCAATCCGGCCATTAAAAATTACCAAGGAATATTCTCGCTTAGTTTTTCATCGATATACTTACAATGGTCTTTGGAACTCGTCAGTTATTGTACCTCCAAGAAAAAAGAGAACCACTGGTCCGCCGCTACCCGACGGTCAGTTTTACCAGCCACCAGTTGCAACTTTTG atgATACACCTATCCCTTTGGAAAAATGCAAGGACctgcagaagaagaagaaaaaattttgcACCTCAGAGAGTCAGCTATTGTCACTAAATTACATGCCTAATTAa